One Nitrospirota bacterium DNA segment encodes these proteins:
- a CDS encoding 3-methyl-2-oxobutanoate dehydrogenase subunit VorB, with product MPKKNMLLMKGNEALAEAAVTAGCRFYAGYPITPQNEIPEYLSRRMPEVAGIFIQAESEIAAINMVYGAAAAGARAMTSSSGPGLSLKQEAISFLAGAELPAVIVNIQRGGPGLGNIAASQGDYFQAVKGGGHGDYRCLVYSPFSLQEMWDLTLRAFDKADQYRTPVMILGDGVVGQMMEPFHPTAYKKPKLPKKTWMLDGAKGRKPRVIRTLYMGQGELEQRNISLQKKYDLLKEKEVMFDEYDTSDAKLIVVAYGIAARIALSAVKELRREGKKIGLFRPVTLFPFPEKQLASLSGKAKRFMVVEMNAGQMVEDVRLAVNGTSKVLFYGRPGGAVFDPEELYDKFRAAFRMQAKQ from the coding sequence ATGCCTAAAAAAAATATGCTCCTGATGAAAGGGAATGAAGCGTTGGCCGAGGCGGCCGTCACGGCTGGGTGCAGGTTCTATGCCGGCTACCCCATAACGCCCCAGAACGAGATCCCTGAGTATCTGTCCCGGAGAATGCCGGAAGTCGCTGGGATCTTCATCCAGGCAGAGTCGGAGATCGCTGCGATCAACATGGTATACGGAGCTGCTGCGGCCGGAGCACGTGCCATGACCTCATCGAGCGGCCCCGGTTTGAGTCTCAAGCAGGAGGCCATCTCTTTTCTTGCGGGTGCTGAGCTTCCGGCGGTAATCGTGAACATCCAGAGGGGCGGGCCGGGACTCGGAAATATTGCGGCAAGCCAGGGTGACTATTTTCAGGCAGTAAAGGGCGGCGGTCATGGTGACTACCGGTGTCTCGTCTATTCGCCGTTCAGCCTGCAGGAAATGTGGGACCTTACTCTTCGCGCCTTTGATAAGGCAGATCAGTACAGGACTCCTGTCATGATCCTCGGCGATGGCGTTGTCGGTCAGATGATGGAACCCTTTCATCCGACTGCATACAAAAAACCGAAGCTTCCGAAAAAAACCTGGATGCTTGACGGCGCAAAGGGAAGGAAACCGCGTGTTATCCGCACTCTCTACATGGGACAGGGAGAGCTTGAGCAGAGGAACATCAGTCTCCAGAAAAAATATGACCTTCTGAAGGAAAAAGAGGTCATGTTTGATGAATATGATACCAGCGATGCGAAACTCATCGTCGTTGCCTATGGCATTGCGGCACGGATAGCGCTTTCTGCAGTCAAGGAGCTTCGCAGGGAAGGAAAGAAGATAGGCCTCTTCAGACCGGTTACCCTGTTTCCATTCCCTGAAAAGCAGCTCGCCTCTCTTTCGGGAAAAGCAAAGCGGTTTATGGTTGTCGAGATGAACGCCGGCCAGATGGTTGAGGACGTAAGACTTGCCGTAAACGGAACATCAAAGGTTCTTTTTTATGGCCGGCCCGGCGGTGCGGTCTTTGACCCCGAAGAGCTGTACGACAAGTTCAGGGCCGCATTCAGAATGCAGGCAAAACAATAG
- a CDS encoding response regulator, with protein sequence MGAKKVLVVDDEPDILELVSYNLKKEGFEVSSASDGEEALASIKKNHFDCLILDLMLPGIQGMELCRIIRNNPKTRHIPVIMLTAKSEEVDRIIGLETGADDYMTKPFSPRELAARIRAVLRRAGERMASDGTIRVGELQINRETYTVLKNNLPVALSSTEFRLLLYLAERRGRIFSRDQLLDAAWKDEAFVEPRTVDVHIRRLRTHIEDDPSDPRYIRTRRGIGYYMDADL encoded by the coding sequence ATGGGAGCAAAGAAAGTCCTTGTTGTAGATGATGAACCCGATATTCTGGAACTGGTATCCTATAATCTGAAGAAAGAGGGGTTTGAAGTTTCCTCTGCATCGGACGGAGAAGAAGCTCTGGCCAGCATCAAAAAAAACCATTTCGATTGCCTGATCCTCGACCTTATGCTGCCGGGGATCCAGGGCATGGAACTATGCCGTATCATCAGAAATAATCCTAAAACCAGACATATCCCGGTAATCATGTTGACGGCAAAGTCCGAAGAGGTTGACCGGATCATCGGTCTTGAGACTGGCGCCGACGACTACATGACAAAACCGTTCAGTCCCAGGGAACTCGCAGCACGCATCAGGGCTGTCCTGCGCCGGGCCGGCGAAAGGATGGCTTCGGACGGCACAATCCGTGTCGGGGAGCTCCAGATCAACCGGGAAACCTACACGGTTTTGAAAAATAATCTGCCTGTGGCGCTCAGTTCCACGGAATTCAGGCTTCTGCTCTACCTTGCTGAAAGAAGAGGCCGGATATTCAGCAGGGACCAGCTGCTCGATGCAGCCTGGAAGGACGAAGCGTTTGTGGAGCCGAGGACCGTGGACGTGCATATCAGACGCCTTCGTACGCACATCGAAGATGATCCTTCTGATCCCCGGTATATCAGGACACGAAGGGGCATAGGATATTATATGGACGCTGACCTGTGA
- a CDS encoding PAS domain-containing protein has protein sequence MRKGLFRRIFILYAVVMIMAVAFVEIFIASAVRDNYRETLRASLAVQAGLIAKNISFDRTNLDSLCRELKKDTGARVTIIGPDGRVIGDSDTDSSVMDNHLDRTEIEQALLFETGMAVRHSGTTDHDFLYLAKKVSQGQRQGFIRLAVPLGAVDNAVNLLRMKIFLSVLAVFLATWIFSVWQTDHLRRLLMQITDFSKSLSRGEIDKRLFLKNAGEFNEIADNLTSMSIKLQGTMAESEEERNRLNVILRSVPDALLIIDAKGFITLSSASAREFFGDVPMSGLPFVEVVRNHAFSDIMDEVRRTLAPGMTVFRIDVPSEKYLSVRVSPLFYHEHELSGLVAIFHDITQVEKLEQVRKDFVANVSHELKTPITAIRGFADTLLEGALDDRDNAARFIQTIKANSERINSLVDDLMTISKIELGVIRVEKTLIDIGDVFENVMEMFSGRALAKGLTLEVDPGPELLQISADRNRLLQILTNLVDNAIKFTEKGGVTFGIDRDDGRPCLFVEDTGIGVPEKFVSRLGERFFRVDPGRSRTMGGTGLGLAIVKHLVKAHGWSMQVESVQGRGTKIRIFI, from the coding sequence GTGAGAAAGGGCCTGTTCAGGCGGATATTTATTCTCTATGCCGTTGTGATGATAATGGCCGTTGCCTTTGTCGAGATCTTCATCGCTTCTGCGGTAAGAGACAATTACCGGGAAACGCTCAGGGCCAGCCTCGCGGTGCAGGCAGGACTTATTGCAAAGAATATTTCCTTTGACCGGACGAACCTCGACAGCCTCTGCAGGGAACTGAAGAAGGATACCGGCGCGCGGGTCACGATCATCGGTCCTGACGGCAGGGTCATAGGAGATTCGGATACGGATTCTTCTGTCATGGACAACCATCTTGACCGCACTGAGATAGAACAGGCGCTTCTGTTTGAAACCGGCATGGCAGTCCGCCACAGCGGCACCACAGACCACGACTTCCTGTATCTGGCAAAAAAGGTGTCGCAGGGGCAGCGGCAGGGCTTCATACGCCTGGCAGTTCCTCTGGGGGCGGTGGACAATGCCGTGAACCTGCTCAGGATGAAGATCTTCCTCAGTGTTCTGGCCGTCTTCCTTGCGACCTGGATCTTTTCGGTCTGGCAGACCGACCATCTGCGCAGGCTGCTTATGCAGATTACCGATTTTTCGAAGTCGCTTTCGCGGGGCGAGATCGACAAGAGGCTCTTTCTCAAAAACGCCGGAGAGTTTAATGAGATCGCGGACAACCTTACGTCAATGTCGATAAAACTGCAGGGCACGATGGCCGAAAGCGAAGAGGAGAGAAACCGTCTGAATGTCATCCTGCGGAGCGTGCCGGACGCCCTTCTGATCATCGATGCCAAGGGGTTCATTACGCTTTCGAGCGCCTCTGCGCGTGAATTCTTTGGTGACGTTCCCATGAGCGGGCTGCCGTTTGTGGAGGTTGTGCGAAACCATGCTTTTTCTGATATCATGGACGAGGTGCGCAGGACTTTGGCGCCGGGTATGACGGTCTTCAGGATCGATGTTCCGTCTGAAAAGTATTTGAGCGTCAGGGTTTCGCCGCTCTTTTATCATGAGCATGAGCTCTCCGGTTTAGTGGCGATCTTCCATGACATCACGCAGGTCGAGAAGCTCGAACAGGTCAGAAAGGACTTTGTCGCCAACGTATCGCATGAGTTGAAGACACCGATCACGGCGATCAGGGGATTTGCCGATACGCTTCTTGAAGGCGCCCTTGATGACCGTGACAATGCAGCAAGGTTTATTCAGACCATTAAGGCCAACAGCGAGCGTATAAACAGCCTTGTTGATGACCTGATGACCATTTCCAAGATCGAACTCGGCGTGATCAGGGTCGAAAAGACACTGATCGATATTGGGGATGTCTTTGAGAATGTGATGGAGATGTTTAGTGGCAGGGCTTTGGCAAAGGGGCTGACCCTGGAGGTTGACCCAGGACCTGAACTGCTCCAGATCTCTGCGGACAGAAACCGCCTGCTCCAGATATTGACCAACCTGGTAGACAATGCGATAAAGTTTACCGAAAAGGGCGGTGTTACCTTCGGCATTGACCGTGATGACGGAAGGCCCTGTCTGTTTGTTGAAGACACCGGTATTGGCGTTCCAGAAAAATTCGTATCAAGGCTCGGCGAGCGGTTCTTTCGGGTTGACCCCGGCCGCTCACGCACGATGGGCGGCACGGGTCTCGGTCTTGCGATCGTCAAGCATCTGGTAAAAGCGCATGGCTGGTCCATGCAGGTAGAGAGCGTCCAGGGCAGGGGAACGAAGATCAGGATCTTTATCTGA
- a CDS encoding SagB/ThcOx family dehydrogenase gives MKRAFCFVTFLVFAISLFCAPPISAEEIRLLLLPKPQTDGGRPLMQVLKDRSSSRSFSQEKLSAQTLSNLLWAAFGINRPAGKRTAPSAMDHQEIDIYVATAEGLYLYEAGSQSLKLIKSDDIRALTGRQDYVKDAYASLIYVADFSRMGNIQKEEKELFSAADTGFISQNVYLYCASERLATVVRGLVDRQTLARTMNLRPDQKIILAQSVGHARK, from the coding sequence ATGAAAAGGGCATTCTGTTTTGTCACGTTTCTTGTATTTGCAATATCCTTGTTCTGTGCGCCCCCGATTTCTGCTGAAGAGATCAGGCTTCTCCTGCTGCCCAAGCCGCAGACAGATGGCGGCAGACCTCTTATGCAGGTGCTGAAGGACCGGAGCTCTTCCCGTTCATTCAGTCAGGAAAAGCTTTCTGCACAGACGCTTTCCAATCTCCTTTGGGCTGCCTTCGGCATAAACCGCCCCGCAGGAAAACGTACTGCCCCCTCAGCAATGGACCATCAGGAAATCGACATCTATGTTGCTACGGCTGAAGGTCTCTATCTGTATGAGGCAGGGAGTCAGTCATTGAAACTGATAAAGTCAGATGATATCCGCGCCTTGACCGGCAGGCAGGATTACGTGAAGGACGCCTATGCCAGCCTTATCTATGTGGCTGACTTCTCAAGGATGGGCAATATACAGAAAGAGGAGAAGGAACTCTTCTCGGCTGCAGATACCGGTTTTATCAGCCAGAACGTCTATCTGTATTGCGCCTCCGAAAGACTGGCTACGGTTGTGCGAGGTCTGGTCGACAGGCAGACGCTGGCCAGGACGATGAATCTGCGGCCTGACCAGAAGATCATCCTGGCGCAATCAGTAGGACATGCCAGAAAGTAG
- a CDS encoding nitroreductase family protein — MVIPEDRLEIGRELCSGCGACVSVCPSRTISLVDGKAAVTGMDCISCGHCEAVCPQTAIRVAGIDEEMSRYKTFTAEKEWLAPGKYNTSELVQLMASRRSCRSFTDRPIDLAMLEDLVKIGITAPSGTNSQAWTFTVLPTRKAVTSLAGHVASYYRKLNSTADNTLLRLFLRLIGKGELDAYYRGYYRKVKRALEQWQTEGKEHLFHGSTAAIVVGSRPGASCPAEDALLATQNILLAAHSMGLSSCLIGFAVAAMKRDPSLVQSLGIPPEEQIHAVVALGYSDEVYQRTTGRKNPIQRYFEC, encoded by the coding sequence ATGGTGATACCTGAAGACAGATTAGAAATTGGCCGGGAGCTCTGCAGCGGCTGCGGCGCATGCGTCAGCGTATGCCCCTCACGCACCATCTCGCTCGTTGACGGAAAGGCGGCTGTCACAGGAATGGATTGTATCTCCTGCGGACATTGTGAGGCAGTCTGTCCCCAAACGGCGATCCGTGTTGCGGGGATCGATGAAGAGATGTCTCGCTATAAGACCTTTACTGCAGAGAAAGAGTGGCTCGCTCCCGGAAAATATAACACATCCGAACTGGTTCAGCTTATGGCCTCACGCCGCTCCTGCCGAAGCTTTACTGACAGACCGATAGATCTGGCAATGCTCGAAGACCTTGTAAAGATCGGTATCACAGCGCCGTCCGGTACAAACAGTCAGGCCTGGACCTTCACGGTCCTGCCTACAAGGAAGGCAGTGACTTCCCTTGCCGGACATGTCGCTTCCTATTACCGAAAACTAAACAGCACGGCAGACAATACCCTGCTCCGGCTCTTCCTCAGGCTGATTGGAAAGGGAGAGCTTGATGCCTATTACCGCGGCTATTACCGGAAGGTGAAGAGGGCGCTTGAACAGTGGCAGACTGAAGGCAAGGAACATCTCTTTCATGGATCCACTGCTGCAATTGTTGTTGGCTCCAGGCCCGGTGCAAGCTGCCCGGCTGAGGACGCCCTGCTTGCAACACAGAATATCCTGCTAGCTGCACACAGCATGGGACTCAGTTCCTGCCTTATCGGATTTGCCGTTGCCGCAATGAAGAGAGATCCATCTCTTGTGCAGTCACTTGGCATTCCGCCTGAAGAGCAGATTCATGCAGTCGTTGCCCTTGGTTATTCCGACGAAGTATATCAGCGCACAACCGGACGCAAGAACCCCATTCAGCGATATTTCGAGTGCTAA
- a CDS encoding TPM domain-containing protein yields MVMHKADRLFKEEQKQKIVQATREAETRTTGEIVVIVANTSGNYYDLKAASALGLSAVMSLLVCVSLLHVSLWNLLTLTAVFFPLSFLYFSRAQAVTLDLAPTRRIEGAVRNAALREFYEHGIDETKGHTGVLFYISLLERRVFVLADKGIYEKITQQVLDRYVSEVATGIKAGRACEALIKAIAGIGELLAAHFPGLPDDSNELPDSVLSDTDQ; encoded by the coding sequence ATGGTAATGCATAAGGCTGATCGACTTTTCAAAGAAGAGCAGAAGCAGAAGATTGTCCAGGCAACCCGTGAAGCCGAGACGCGTACAACCGGAGAGATCGTGGTAATCGTGGCCAACACCAGCGGAAACTATTACGATCTCAAGGCAGCATCTGCACTGGGATTAAGCGCTGTAATGTCTCTGCTGGTCTGTGTATCCTTATTGCACGTCTCGCTATGGAATTTGCTGACACTGACTGCAGTATTTTTCCCGCTCTCTTTCCTTTATTTTTCGCGAGCCCAGGCAGTGACACTCGACTTGGCGCCGACTCGCCGCATCGAAGGGGCCGTGCGGAATGCTGCCCTGCGGGAGTTTTACGAACACGGGATAGATGAGACAAAGGGACACACAGGCGTGCTATTTTATATTTCGCTGCTCGAGCGGAGAGTGTTCGTGTTGGCTGACAAGGGAATTTACGAGAAGATCACGCAGCAGGTGCTTGATCGTTATGTCTCTGAGGTAGCAACAGGTATCAAGGCTGGTCGAGCCTGCGAGGCATTAATTAAAGCAATTGCCGGAATTGGAGAATTACTTGCTGCCCATTTCCCGGGGCTACCTGACGATAGTAATGAACTTCCCGATTCTGTTCTGAGTGACACCGACCAGTAA
- a CDS encoding LysE family transporter codes for MHYTLFLIAAFCLGCLAAVPAGPVQIEVLRRSINGNLKASFMVVFGAFFADLSYGIIAFFGIAPFLENDRIMAVFWLAGGLILGLLGILSLLHGLKDQETVEAPAHLGRKRWAFLSGLTLSATNPVMVLWWLSGARVFKDVGLITELNTEIALSFLAAGSLGLASYLSALSLFIYWAKKFISAKALRRVNLFFGLLLILTALYFLYTSCHSLLHIC; via the coding sequence ATGCACTACACTCTCTTTCTTATAGCGGCATTTTGTCTGGGCTGTCTGGCTGCAGTGCCTGCCGGTCCCGTGCAGATCGAAGTCTTAAGGCGGTCGATAAACGGCAACCTGAAGGCCTCGTTCATGGTTGTGTTCGGCGCTTTTTTTGCTGATCTGTCTTACGGTATCATCGCCTTTTTCGGGATCGCGCCTTTTCTCGAAAATGACAGGATCATGGCAGTCTTCTGGCTGGCAGGGGGTCTAATCCTGGGACTGCTCGGCATACTCAGTCTTCTGCACGGATTAAAGGACCAGGAGACGGTCGAGGCCCCTGCACATCTCGGGAGAAAACGCTGGGCTTTTCTGTCCGGGCTGACGCTTTCGGCCACAAACCCGGTGATGGTGCTCTGGTGGCTATCGGGTGCGCGTGTTTTTAAGGATGTCGGATTGATCACGGAATTAAATACCGAGATTGCCCTGTCGTTTCTTGCAGCCGGCAGTCTCGGGCTTGCCTCCTATCTCTCGGCCCTCTCGCTCTTTATCTACTGGGCCAAGAAGTTCATCTCCGCGAAAGCGCTCAGGAGGGTCAATCTCTTCTTCGGCCTCCTGCTCATCCTTACCGCACTTTATTTCCTCTATACCTCCTGCCATTCCCTGCTACATATCTGCTAG
- a CDS encoding response regulator yields the protein MRKPRAIVCDDEAIILDMFRTVLERMGYEVLTAATPMTCSYYREHAESCPQHNRCADILITDHRMPAMTGLQLLEMQQKSGCKLSSRNKALITGNDLSELKLQTELLGCRFMLKPMRISAITEWVKECEKRFDLSEPLATDLYMPATGKQLCVLNSK from the coding sequence ATGAGAAAACCGAGAGCTATCGTATGTGATGATGAGGCCATAATTCTGGATATGTTTCGCACCGTACTTGAAAGAATGGGGTATGAAGTCTTGACTGCAGCTACTCCCATGACATGTTCGTATTATCGTGAACATGCGGAGAGCTGCCCGCAGCATAACCGCTGTGCCGATATTCTCATAACAGATCACAGAATGCCTGCCATGACCGGGCTGCAATTGCTTGAGATGCAGCAGAAGAGCGGATGCAAACTCAGCAGCAGGAACAAGGCGTTGATTACCGGAAATGACCTTTCCGAGCTTAAACTTCAGACAGAGCTTTTGGGCTGCCGGTTTATGCTGAAACCAATGAGAATCTCTGCCATTACCGAGTGGGTCAAGGAGTGTGAAAAACGCTTTGACCTGTCAGAGCCGCTTGCCACAGATCTGTACATGCCGGCTACAGGAAAGCAGCTCTGTGTCTTAAATTCCAAATAG
- a CDS encoding VOC family protein produces the protein MIKARPEGYQSVTPMLVLKDARKAIEFYKRAFGAVERYIMPGPDGKGVMHAEILIGDSIIMMGEESPNEPCKSAETAGGSPVSFYLYIEDVDNAFQKALDAGCVVKMPVQDMFWGDRFGSLNDPFGYNWGLATHTRDLTDQEIQEGASAMFAAMAKK, from the coding sequence ATGATAAAGGCAAGACCAGAGGGATATCAGAGCGTTACACCAATGCTCGTATTGAAAGATGCACGCAAGGCCATCGAGTTTTATAAGCGGGCCTTTGGCGCTGTGGAGCGATACATTATGCCCGGGCCGGACGGAAAAGGGGTGATGCATGCCGAGATCCTGATCGGCGATTCGATTATCATGATGGGGGAAGAAAGTCCGAATGAGCCCTGTAAGAGCGCCGAGACCGCGGGAGGTTCACCGGTCAGTTTCTATCTGTATATTGAAGATGTGGACAACGCCTTTCAGAAGGCGCTTGATGCAGGCTGCGTTGTTAAGATGCCTGTTCAGGATATGTTCTGGGGAGACCGCTTCGGCTCACTGAATGATCCCTTCGGGTACAATTGGGGCCTCGCAACGCATACGAGGGACCTGACAGATCAGGAAATACAGGAGGGTGCCAGTGCCATGTTCGCGGCTATGGCCAAGAAATAG
- a CDS encoding FAD-dependent oxidoreductase — MKNWLDLPITRRQAVKLVGQGGLYTFILTQLSGCASFMPKGTSQFQDAYRDPLTNPEGLCFSPFDRTLGDIAPKEFGGDRPEIPHEYLLSKDRSGLKRLADSIKEVEKTRVVVIGAGIAGITAAYELRGYNPVMLEQGSRFGGNAQGQSWRGTDYSTAAAYFCGQDADSPILKFYQEIGIDKIWRTKKEEDPVLLKGRRYTNFWNGETAPEAKAQFLKLRKYFEDVNEEKEGQIYPEIPPTNEEVLQQLKQLDRMTFRKHLEEVLGSKLHPHIETALEHYCWSTFACTLDQMSAAGGMNAYAAEFGDIYVMPGGNGAIAEAALRKMTETVPLSQFRPRALVFDLQVSRQGVLVSYINHLGKAVKIQAEAAIVGCPKFVVRKILRDIEPERMQAFEHLKYNAYLVANVLVNQPYKEDEFYDYYLLGNGTVDNPNIEKATDEQGITDVIYGSYARPDITAKGRPGHTVLTLYRGFPYREGRSNLYLDNAFDKYYQQFESQIRQEILPQLKLEPSNIVDIRIARWGHPMPIQSPGLIRHGIIDSLRKPFKERVFFVQQDNWMYAAIETSIQEGLIWAKEAREKLG; from the coding sequence ATGAAGAATTGGCTGGACTTACCGATTACGCGTCGTCAGGCAGTAAAACTTGTTGGTCAGGGCGGGCTTTACACCTTTATCCTCACCCAGTTGTCGGGCTGCGCTTCTTTCATGCCGAAAGGGACAAGCCAATTTCAAGACGCCTACAGAGATCCCCTCACCAATCCGGAAGGCCTCTGCTTTTCTCCGTTTGACCGGACGCTGGGCGATATCGCGCCGAAAGAGTTTGGAGGAGACCGCCCCGAAATCCCCCACGAATATTTGCTGAGCAAAGACAGGTCCGGGCTTAAAAGACTGGCCGATAGTATTAAGGAGGTAGAAAAGACCCGCGTGGTTGTCATTGGAGCCGGAATTGCGGGCATCACCGCTGCCTATGAACTGCGCGGTTATAACCCGGTTATGCTCGAGCAGGGGTCTCGTTTCGGCGGCAATGCGCAGGGCCAGTCATGGCGCGGCACTGACTATTCGACTGCGGCAGCCTATTTCTGCGGCCAGGATGCGGACAGCCCTATTCTTAAGTTCTATCAGGAAATCGGCATTGATAAAATCTGGCGGACCAAGAAAGAAGAAGACCCCGTTTTGCTTAAGGGCAGGCGGTACACCAATTTCTGGAATGGCGAAACAGCACCGGAGGCCAAGGCGCAGTTTTTAAAGCTCAGGAAATACTTTGAAGACGTAAATGAAGAAAAAGAGGGACAGATATATCCTGAAATCCCGCCGACCAATGAGGAAGTCCTGCAGCAGCTCAAGCAATTGGACCGGATGACCTTCAGGAAGCATCTGGAAGAGGTGCTCGGCTCAAAACTCCATCCGCATATAGAGACCGCGCTTGAGCATTATTGCTGGTCTACCTTTGCCTGCACCCTTGATCAAATGAGCGCAGCAGGCGGAATGAACGCGTATGCCGCCGAATTCGGCGATATCTATGTCATGCCCGGAGGCAACGGTGCGATAGCCGAAGCAGCGCTCAGGAAGATGACCGAAACCGTGCCGCTGAGTCAGTTCAGGCCGCGCGCGCTGGTATTCGATCTGCAGGTCAGCAGGCAGGGCGTGCTGGTCTCCTATATCAATCATCTCGGGAAGGCGGTCAAGATCCAGGCTGAAGCGGCCATTGTCGGCTGCCCGAAGTTTGTGGTCAGGAAAATCCTTCGCGATATTGAGCCCGAGCGTATGCAGGCCTTTGAGCATCTCAAATACAATGCCTATCTGGTGGCCAATGTCCTGGTAAACCAACCCTATAAAGAAGATGAATTTTATGATTACTATCTGCTGGGCAACGGCACCGTCGACAACCCCAACATCGAAAAGGCGACTGATGAGCAGGGCATTACCGATGTTATTTATGGAAGCTACGCGCGTCCGGATATAACTGCAAAGGGCCGCCCCGGCCACACCGTTTTAACGCTCTATCGGGGCTTCCCCTATCGTGAAGGACGCAGCAATCTCTACCTAGACAATGCGTTCGACAAATATTACCAACAATTTGAGAGCCAGATCAGGCAGGAGATTCTGCCTCAGCTTAAGCTGGAGCCGTCAAACATCGTGGATATCAGGATTGCGCGATGGGGCCACCCCATGCCGATCCAGAGCCCGGGGTTGATACGCCATGGCATCATTGACAGCCTGCGCAAGCCCTTTAAAGAGCGCGTTTTCTTTGTCCAGCAGGACAACTGGATGTATGCGGCAATCGAAACCTCGATACAGGAAGGCCTGATCTGGGCAAAAGAGGCCAGGGAAAAACTGGGCTGA
- a CDS encoding AbrB/MazE/SpoVT family DNA-binding domain-containing protein produces MKVSIVSIGNSKGIRIPKSILGQCNFNEAAELEVENNTLVIKPIKKKVREGWARAFKEMHERKEDLLLVDDSLNIEMKDWEW; encoded by the coding sequence ATGAAGGTAAGCATTGTATCGATCGGTAACTCAAAGGGAATAAGAATTCCAAAGTCCATACTTGGGCAGTGTAATTTTAATGAAGCGGCTGAACTTGAAGTGGAGAATAATACGCTTGTGATAAAACCGATAAAGAAAAAAGTCAGGGAAGGGTGGGCCAGGGCATTTAAGGAAATGCATGAACGCAAAGAAGATCTGCTGCTTGTCGATGATTCTTTGAATATCGAAATGAAGGACTGGGAGTGGTAG